The Desulfovibrio subterraneus nucleotide sequence CGCGCGCAAAGCCCTTGCCGACTGGGGCGCCATTGTCGTTACATACACCATGGACCAGGCAGTGGAACTGTCCAACAGCATTGCACCGGAACACCTTGAAGTGATTGTTGCAGACCCGTGGACCATGCTGCCCAAACTGCGCAATGCCGGTGCCATATTCCTTGGTGCCAACTCTCCCGAACCGGTGGGGGACTACTTTGCCGGCCCCAACCATGTGCTCCCCACTAACGGAACAGCGCGCTTTTCATCAGCCCTTTCCGTGGAAACGTTTACCAAAAAATCAAGCATCATTGCGGCGTCAGCTGCCTTCACACAGGCCAATGCGGCAAAGATAGCCCGCCTTGCCCGTCTTGAAGGACTTGAAGCACACGCTCGCTCTGCGGAATCCCGCACACGATAAATCTTTTCAGGAGAAGACCATGAACGTTGTCACCAAGACCAACATCACTGAGTATCCGCTTGTTTCCCGCGGCAAGGTTCGCGACATCTACGAAATCGACAAGGACACCCTGCTGCTGGTCACCACGGACCGCATGTCCGCCTTTGACGTGATCATGAACGAACCCATTCCCTACAAGGGCGTGGTGCTCAACCAGATCACCCTGTTCTGGATGGACATGTTCAAGGACATCCTGCCCAACCACCTCATCGCTTCCGAGGTGAAGGATTTCCCCGAACCGCTGCACAAATACGCTGCCGATCTCGAAGGCCGTTCCGTGCTGGTGCGCAAGGCAAAGCCCCTGCCCATCGAATGCATCGTGCGCGGCCACATCACCGGCTCCGGCTGGAAGGATTACCTCAAGACTGGCTCCGTCTGCGGCCATGCTCTGCCTGCCGGACTGCAGGAATCCGAAAAGCTGGGCACCCCGCTCTTCACGCCTTCCACCAAGGCAGAGCTCGGCGAACACGATGAGAATATCACCGTTGAGCAGGCCATAGGCATGATCGGCGAAGAGCTTGCCCGCAAGGTAGAGGCCGTATCCATCGCCATTTTCAGCCAGGGCCGCGAGTTTGCGGAAAGCAAGGGCATCATCATTGCCGACACCAAGTTCGAATTCGGCATGCTCGACGGCGAACTCATCCTCATAGACGAAGTGCTTACCCCCGATTCTTCCCGTTTCTGGCCCATGGCCGGTTACACCCCCGGCAAGGGACAGCCCAGCTTCGACAAGCAGTATCTGCGCGACTGGCTCTCTGCCCAGCCCTGGGACAAGACGCCTCCCCCGCCCGCGTTGCCGGAAAACGTGATTGCGGAAACCAAAAAGAAATATGAGGAAGCATATTCCATTTTGACGGGCAAGGCGCTTCCCTGTTAGTATTACTCTTGGACCTACAATAAACGTCTCATGCGCGCCACAAGGCAGCGCGGATACCATAAACATGAATGGAGAAATACATGCTGCTTGAAGGGAAAAGAGCCCTCATTTTCGGTGTGGCCAACAACAAGAGCATTGCATACGGCATAGCCAAGGAATTCAAGGCCCAGGGTGCGCGCCTTGCCTTCAACTATCTTGGTGACGCGCTGCACAAGCGTGTTGAACCTATTTCCGAAGAACTGGGCGGAGACTTCATCTTCCAGTGTGACGTGACCAGCGACGAAGAAATCGCCGCCGGTGTAGAATACGTCAAAAAGGAATGGGGCGGCGTGGACATCCTTGTCCACTCCATCGGCTTTGCAAACCGCGAAGATCTGCAGGGTCGCTTCATTGAAACCTCCCGCGACGGATTCAAGCTTGCACTCGACATTTCTGCCTATTCTCTCACCGCACTGGCAAAAGCCTACGAAGACCTGCTGACAGAGAACGCATCCGTGCTTACTCTTTCTTACTACGGTGCGGAAAAGGTCATAACCAACTATAACGTCATGGGTGTAGCCAAGGCGGCTCTTGAAGCCAGCGTGCGCTATCTGGCTGTTGATCTGGGTGCCAAGGGCGTCCGTATCAACGGCATCAGCGCCGGTCCCATCAAGACCCTTGCAGCATCCGGCATTTCCGGGTTCCGCAGCATCCTCAACTACATTGAGGAACAGGCTCCCCTGCGGCGGAACGTCACCATCGAAGATGTGGGCCGCAGTGCCGTGTATCTCGCCTCGGATCTTTCTTCCGGCGTTACCGGCGAAATCCACCATGTGGACAGCGGCTACAATGTGATGGGAATCGGACTTTAGGCGAGCCTGAAGGAGAGACCCCCAATGTGGGATTTCATCATCCCCCTCGTGGGATTCGTGATTCTGGCCTTCATCACCATTAAGGTGATGCCCAAGGACTATGTTCCCAAAGGCGGTTGAATTCCGCACATCGACGGACGAAAAACTTCGTCCGGATGTGCCTGCGGTGCAGGCCTGCGGAAACAGAAAGGGTGCAACAAGTAGCACACGGGCGGCACATACGTGCCGCCCGCTTTTTTTGCTTGCCAACCCATCGCCCTTTTGCTAGTTACTCCCTTCCTGATGCGGTGAGGTGTCCGAGTCCGGTCGAAGGAGCACGATTGGAAATCGTGTGTACCTTAACAGGGTACCGAGAGTTCGAATCTCTCCCTCACCGCCATCAAATTTTCCCTTCTGCCATGCAGAACGGGAGTCGGGCGGCGAATGCGCTGCCAACCCGGTCAGGTCTGAAAAGAAGCAGCCGCAACAGTTGCTTTCGGGTGCCCGACTCCCAGAAGGCGCAATCTTCGGATTGTGCCTTCTTTTTTTGCCCAATTTGCGGTTTTCCGCACTTTTCGCTTGCCAAGGCTACAGCCCTTTGCTAGCTATCACTCCGCGTTGGTGAGGTGTCCGAGTCCGGTCGAAGGAGCACGATTGGAAATCGTGTGTACCTTAACAGGGTACCGAGAGTTCGAATCTCTCCCTCACCGCCACCGAAAGTAAAAGCGGCGCAATCATACGATTGCGCCGCTTCTTTTTTTGCATACTCTGGAACAGGCTACCATTCAGGCTCTTTTTCTTCATCCAGCCTGCAGACAACCCAGTTGGTGAATCTCTTCACGGGGCTGAACACGGCTGCAACAAGCAATCCCACCACAAAGCCGCCAAAGGCGGCACCGCCTGCGGGAATCACTCCCAGCTTGTTGAAGGCGGCACCAGTCAGCACGGCGATACCAATGCCAAGGGCCAGATGCCATGCAGCGCGCAGTCCGGTCTCGGCTCCGTCGCGCAGCACGATGAGCAGCCTGACATACAGCCCGACGGCCAGAACGAAGGATGCAAGCCCCACCACTCCGGCATACGGTCCGGTATACAGGAAGCAGAGCAGCAACGCGCCCGCCACCGCGAACAGCCAGATGCCGACCTGAATGTTCATGCCGGTTTCGCGGTCAAGGCAGCGCAGAATGAGTGCGAGCAACAGTCCGGAACTCACCAGACACCCCAGTATTACCGCCCATTTTCCCGGAAGGTGAAACGCCATGTTGGCCATGGCGAATGCCAGCAGCCCCATGAAAGCGCAGCCGGGCATGAAGGTGCCGTTTTCCCTGCGAAACTCGGTAAACCCGTCCAGCATGACGGCACAGATACATCCGAGCAGCCCCCCGAGACCTATCATGACAAAGGGGACACCGCCGAATATCAAAGCCGCAGCCAGCAACAGGGCACACACACCCCATTTAAGCCAGAAAGCGCCACCCAGCGCCACCACAGCGCAAAGCGTATCCTGCTTCCAGGCCTTGATTCTGTTCCGTATCTTCATATCAACTCCTGTCTTCCTCTCTTGCCTGCAACTATGCACGCCGGGCAGAGGTAGCACATAACGCCCAGAGATGAAAGTGTACCGCGCCGCCGAAGGCTGCGGCCGGCCGACAACAAAAGCCCCCGGCGCATACGCCGGGGGCTTTTTGAAAATTCAGAGTGCCTACAGGCAGGCTTCCGAAAGAAGCTTCTCAAGAAGCTGCTGGTCAATCTCCATGCCATTGGCGAAACGGATGCCGAAAACACCATCCCGTATCCAGGCCACCTGCGCTTTCGCCTCGGTGATGACTCCTTCCAGTTGAAGCGGGGGGTCGAGTATGACAATCTCATCCCCCACGGCCACGCCGACAGAAAGCTCGCCGGGAGGCAGAGCCACCTGCGCCCCCTGCAGACTCACGTCGCGCAGCAGGCAATAGAGCTCAAGGCCGTCCTTGAGCAGCAAGGTGGCAAAAATCGGACAATCAAGCGGAACACGCGGCTCTCTACGTCGCTCTGCCATACACTCTCCTAAAAACTACCCTTTGCCCGAAGCATCAAGATACCGCAAAAAGCGCCGTGCCATCTCCAGTTCGGGATTGATCTCCAAAGCCCTGAACAGCTGGTTCCGGGCTTCATCCAGTTGCCCCATCTCGAAATAGACTCTCGCAAGGTTGAACATGATGTGGTCGTTGTATCCGTCAATTTCCAGCGCCTTGGAATAATAGCTCACGGCCTTGTCGAACATGCGCTGCTTGCGCAGATCAATGGCCGCCCCCGTGAGAACGCGCTGATATTCGAGAACAACGTTGCCCGTCTGCCGCATGGCATCAAGCATGGCCCGCACGGAAAAGAGATCGGTATCGGAAAGCGCCACATCAGGGCGGGAGTGAAGAAACCCCATCAGCCCCCTGAGCAGCATGCTCTCCTCGCGTGACAGCGAAGGTACCTCCTTTGCCGCCGTTGCTCCGTTCACCTTGTCCCTCAGCGAATTGACCACACTGCGCATATGCTCGTCATATTTATCCGGCACAAGCACATAGTCGGAGAGAAAAACATCCCTGTCGATCGTCTGCACGAAACCGGAAGGCAGGTTGGCATCATTGAGCGGCTGGCAGGCGATTTCCCCCCCGGGAACCTGTGCCACAAACCATGATATGCGCAACTCTTGCGTCTGACGGGTAGTTCCCGTTCCGACATCATCAGCCTTTCGGGTTTCATATATTCCCAAAACTATCGGGATCATCTACACCCCTTGTCTGCCCATAGGTTTCACAGTGGCAACGCTATGGCCCCCCCACTGCTATCTTTTTTATCTAAACCTGCAAATACGGGGCTTGTCAAATTCTTAGGGTCTTTCCCGCTTCCTTTCCAACATATCCTTGGCGGAAATGGAAGAATGTGAAATAGTAATAGTAAGAAGCGGGGACTGTCGCCCGCATTTCACAGACGAATCGCAGCATGTATACGAGAAGCAGCATGAGCCAGCAGATTTCGCCCTTTCGCAGCAGTCAGGAGTTGGAGGCAACATTCGCTCTGGTACAGCAGCGCATAGCAACCAAGCTTCACGACTACAAAACTTACGACTTCAGCACGAAACAAACCTGCGCCTTCAATGTATTCTTTGATCTCGCGCAGGAATTCGAATCGCTTGAAGACCTGCTCACGCTGGCCGTGCTCATCATCCATTCCATGTTCCGCATCCATGCGGAAATATACGTCCTGAACGATCACTCCGTTCTGCTGCGCTACGGCTGCTCAACAGGTGCCACATGCCTTATTCCCCTCATGGATACGGAAGGGCTTTCCCTCACTGACGGCCCGTTCTGGCAGGAACAACGCTACTGCATTCCCATCCGCGGCAAAAAAGTCGACCGCGATCTGCTGCCAATCACTCCCGTGGGCGAAACACTGGGGCTGCTGGTACTGCATCCGGAACCGGGCATGACAGACAAGCAGAAGTTATTCTTCGAAAAATTCGCAAACCGGGTGGGCTATCAGCTGCACAACCGCATGCTCGCCTTCAAGCATCGCGAGCATCTGGAATTCATCAAGAACCTCGTGCACGACATAGGCCACAACGTCATCGTGCCGAACATGTACTTCAAGTTGCTGTTCCGGCAGCTGGACGGCAAAATGAAGGCGATGCGTCACGCCATATCCGACCTCATGGAAACCTCCATAAGCTCCCCTACGGTTGCCCAGCTTGATTATATCCAGCACCGCATGGACGAACAGTACAACGAAGTTTTCCGCCACTTTCAACAGACCAGCCTGTTTCTTGAAACCCTGCTCAGGCAAAGCCATTTCGAGAAGGGGCGCTACGTGCTGCACAAGACAGTGGTCAATCTCCACAAGCGGATACTCGACCCGCAGCTCGAGCGCTTCAAAAGCCGGTTTGATGAAAAAGACATCAAGGTCGTTCCCTATTGCGAAGGCAGCGGCAGCTTTGACGAAAATATTCTTGTGACGGCCGATGTGGGACTCATCAGCCAGGTACTGGCGAACCTCTTTTCCAATGCTGTCAAATATACCCGTCCGGTTCCGCCAGAGCTTGCGGACAAACAGGGCAAGCCTGGAGAGAAGCTCTTGTGCTACGGCGTAGCGCTGCTTCCGGACCACTTTGGAAAGGGAAAAAGCGGAGCCAGGGTTAATGTGATCACATCCGGTCCGTATATCAACGAGGAAGACGCTCCACAGCTGTTCAAAGCGGATTTCCGCGGTCGTGATGTGGGGGGCGAATACGGCACAGGCCACGGCCTGTTCTTTGCCAAGGAAATTTCGCGTCTGCACGGGGGCGAAGCCGGATACGAGGCGCACCCCATGGGCAATTGCTTTTATTTCACCCTGCCTTGCGAAGATTCTGTGACAAAATAATCAATTTTTCTTCATATCGTGATCGAATCATCACCAAATTACACTCTTGTAAAATAAATCGCGCAAAACACCTTACAAGCCTTCTTTTTCCAGCCATATTGCCTCCCCCATACCTCCTTTTCCCGGTCCGGATATTTTTTCTGCTTTTTTTATGCAATTTTTCTGCACTGCTAGTTCAATACCATCAGCACACTGTGCTAATTCGCCCCCAAAACGCAGCAGACAATATTGTAAATTCGCCAGTTTTTCGTTGCCGCACCACTGGCTTTTTTGTTAGCACCCAGATGCGGGATTGAGGCATCCCGCACCCGTTTTTTCTTTTACTGGGAGAGATACGTGATCCGTTTTGAACAGGTGAACAAGTGGTATGGCAGCGACCACCACGTGCTTAAGGATATCAATCTGGAGATAGCACAGGGGGAGGTTGTGGTCATCTGCGGCCCCTCCGGTTCCGGCAAGAGCACGCTTATCCGCTGCATCAACAGGCTGGAGCCCATCCAGAAGGGCCGCATAATCGTAGACGGCATGGATCTGCATGATCCCCGTCTCAATCTCACCAGCCTTCGCGCCGAAATCGGCTTTGTTTTCCAGCAATTCAATCTCTATCCGCACATGACTGTGCTGGAAAATATCACCCTTGCCCCCACCATGGTGCGCAACACTCCGCGTGCCGAGGCAGAGCGCCTTGCCATGGAACTGCTCGAAAAGGTGAACATTCCCGACAAGGCAAAAGCCTATCCCAGCCAGCTCTCGGGCGGCCAGCAGCAGCGCGTGGCCATTGCACGCGGCCTTGCCATGAAGCCCAAGATCATGCTCTTCGACGAGCCCACATCCGCGCTCGACCCCGAAATGATCAATGAAGTGCTCGATGTCATGAAAACCCTTGCCCGCGAGGGCATGACCATGGCCTGCGTCACCCACGAAATGGGCTTTGCCCGCGAAGTGGCCGACAGGGTTATCTTCATGGATTTCGGCGAACTGATCGAAGAGAACACTCCGGAGGAGTTCTTCAACAATCCCAAGCAGGATCGTACCAAGGACTTCCTCAGCAAGATTCTTTCGCACTAGCATGGTTGCATGACTCCGGTTCTGCACCGGGGTTGACGAATGTTGAGGCGCGATCCGGTTCTGCCGGAACGCAGAGAAACTGAAAACACTGGGAGTAGAACATGCGTATTGGGAAGATTATTGCCATGGCTCTGGCCGTCACCATGATGGCCTCCACCGCCTTTGCCGGTGCTACTTACGACAAGATCATGAAGGACAAGAAGGTCCGCATCGGCATCATGACCGACTCCATCCCCGGCGCCTTCTTCAATGACAAGGGCGAATGGACCGGCTTCGATTACGACATTTCCACCGAACTGGCCAAGCGCATGGGCGTTGAACTGGAGCGCGTAAAGGTCAACAACAAGACCCGTATCGCCTTCATCCAGCAGGGCCGCATCGACGTTTCCGTTGCCAACATGACCCACACCCGTGAGCGCGACAAGTCCATCGACTTCTCCATCACCTACTTCTTCGACGGTCAGAAGGTTCTTGCCAAGAAGGGCACCTTTGCTTCCCTTGCGGACATGAAGGACAAGAAGATCGCCACCATGCAGGGCACCACCTCTGAAATCAACCTCAAGAACGCCCTCAAGGCTCTCGGCGTTGCCAACCCCGATGCCAACATCATTTCCTTCCAGAAGGAATCCGAATGCTTCCAGGCTCTGGAAATGGGCCGCGTAGCAGGCTGGACCACCGACGCCACCATCCTTCTCGGCTATGCTGCCAAGAAGCCCGGCTCATTTGAACTCGTAGGCGACTTCCTCTCCGACGAACCCTACGGCATGGGCATGCCCCAGGACGATTCCGCCCTGCGCGACGCTGTGAACGCAGCTCTGCAGGACATGTGGCGCGACGGCACCTACATGAACATCTACAACAAGTGGTACGGCCCCGAGACCCCCTACGCCATGCCCATGACCAACCAGATCGAACTGTGGCCCTAAGCCGCAACGATTATTGAGATTATGCGTGCGCCCGGTTCAGCCGGGCGTACGCTTGTCTGCCCGCCTTCGCGCGGACGGCAGCCGCCGCACCTCAACAAAATGGTTTATCGTTCATGATACGTTTCTGGCTGGAAAAGGTTTGGGTTCAGAATACCGTGCTGTTCGCCCTTGCGGCGATCATGACCTATTATTGGGGCTGGGTGTTCGACTTCGGCTACACGTTCGAATGGTCCATGCTCTACACGGTTAACGAGACCTATCAGGTCAATCTCGGTATCGAGATCCTCAAGGGCCTGTGGGTGACGGTGAAGCTCACCGCCATCAGTTCCATCATCGGTCTCGGCCTCGGCACGGTTCTCGGCCTTTCGCGCCTTTCGGATTTCAAGCCGCTGCGCTATACCGCGACCTGCGTCATCGAATTTTTCCGCAACACCCCGCTGCTGGTCGTTCTCTTTTTCTTCTACTTCGCCTTTCCCCGCGCCCTGCCCGATGCAGCGCGCGAGTGGATATTCTCCTTCCAGTTCGAATTCTTGACGGCGGCGGTTGCGGTCGGCATGTACACCAGCGCGTTCATGGCAGAAGTTATCCGCGCAGGCTTGCAGTCCATTCCCAAGGGCATTCTCGAAGCGGCATATTCTTCGGGCCTCACCTATGTTCAGGTGCTGCGCAAGATCATTCTGCCCCTCGCCTTCCGCGAGATCATCCCGCCGCTGGGCAGCGAATTTCTGAACAACATGAAAAACACCTCGCTGGCCATGTTCGTCGGCGTGGCCGACATGACATGGCAGGCACAGCAGGCAGAGGCTCTTACCTTCAAAGGGTTTGAGGCCACCACCGCAGCGTCCGTCATGTATCTTGCCTTCTCGCTGATCATCTCTTTTCTTCTCAACGGGGTGAACGGCAAACTGCGCACCGTGGGCAATACCAACCGCTCGCTGCCCGTCCTGTTTGTTTCCGCCTTTTCCTGGCCCTTCTCCACGCTCAGCCGCATCCTGTTCAATCCGGTCGGACGCTTCCTGAGAGCACGCCGCCGCCAGCGTGCGGCAGCCACCTATGTTTCAGCGCGGCAGGCCGCCCTGCGCATGGCGATGCGCCGCTTCAGTCAGGCAGCTATTCTTGCAGGCAAGGCAGCCTTTCTCCTGCTGCTGGGCAGTTGCCTCTATGTCACCATAAAAGGCCTCATCACCTTTGACTGGGCCGCCATTGCACGCGAATTCGGCAACCTGATCGTCTGGCAGTTCCCGCACGAAGAGGCAGACCCATTCCTCGGCATGGGCGGGTTCACCCTGTCCTTCATCATTGCCGTGGTGGCCATTGCCGCCAGCTTTGCCATCGGCCTGCTGGTCGGTCTCGGACGCTGTTCCAACAACCGCGTTTTCCGCATTCCCAGCCTGCTCTATATCGAACTCATCCGCGGCAACCCGCTGATCATTGTCATCTACTGGGTCTATTTCCTCATTCCCGTGCTGTTCAACACCTTCTTCAACACGGTGTGGTCGGCATCCATTGCACTGACGCTGTTCACGGCGGCATACCTTGCCGAAATCGTCCGCGGCGGCATTCAGAACATTCCGCCCGGTCAGGTAGAAGCTGCCACGGCCTCCGGCCTCTCTTACTGGCAGACCATGCGCAAGATCATCCTGCCGCAGGCACTGAAACAGATGATTCCGCCCATTGTGGGCCTGTTCATTGCCATATTCAAGGACACCTCGCTGGTCTCCATCCTCGGCGTCATGGAGCTTACCTCCGTCGCCAAAGCCGTCGATAACCGCCTGATGGTCGCCTCCATGGAAATATGGACCACCACGGCCCTGCTTTACTTCATCCCGTGTTTCCTGATGTCCAAATACGCCGCATCGCTGGAACGCAGACTGAGCCCGGAAAAGGTGAACCTCAAGATGTAGCTCCCGTGCAGATAATAACCCCAAAGCCCCGGCAAGACCTTTGCCGGGGCTTTCTTTTTTTCTTCCGCGAACATATATTACGGAAGATACCTAACTCTGCCCGCGGAGGAACACGGCCTTCATGAAAACCAAAACGATCCTCGCTCTGCTTGCAACGTCCGGCATTTTTCTGCTGATCATGCTGGTATTGGATCTCGCCGCCGCCAAGGAAAAGCTGATAGTGGTATGTGACATCTGGCCCCCCTATCAGATTGAAAAACAAGGCGCCCCTGTAGGCGGCTTTGCGACAGAGGTGGTGGAACACGTAATGGACAGCATGCAGGCAAAGTACGAACCCGTGCAGGCCTATCCCTGGAAGCGGGCCATGGAACTCTTCCAGCACGGCAAGGCAGACGCTCTGTTCTCTGCCAACTACACCAAGGAACGGGAGATGTACGCCTACTACCCTTCGGTCCCGCTGGTTGAATCACCGTGGGTCATATGGACACGGGAAGGCACCATATCCTCGCTGGCAGATCTCAAGGGCAAACGGATAGGCGTGGTAACAGGGTACAGCTATACACAGGAGTTCTGGGAATTCATTCTGGTCTACTGTACGGTGGAGGAAGTGTATTCGGACGAACTCAACTTTCGAAAACTGAAGATCGGCAGGCTGGATGCACTGGTCGCTGAACTCGGCAACGGGCTCTACATCCGCCAGAAAGTGGGAGCCTACAATGTTTTGCCCAACGAAAATGTGGTCATCAAGTCCGACGGGCTCTACATCATGTTCAACCGGACCACGGTTAAAAAAGACTTTGTGGACCGTTTTTCGGAAGAGCTGGCCCGTTTCAGGCAAAGCAAGCAATACCGGG carries:
- a CDS encoding PilZ domain-containing protein is translated as MAERRREPRVPLDCPIFATLLLKDGLELYCLLRDVSLQGAQVALPPGELSVGVAVGDEIVILDPPLQLEGVITEAKAQVAWIRDGVFGIRFANGMEIDQQLLEKLLSEACL
- a CDS encoding substrate-binding periplasmic protein, whose product is MKTKTILALLATSGIFLLIMLVLDLAAAKEKLIVVCDIWPPYQIEKQGAPVGGFATEVVEHVMDSMQAKYEPVQAYPWKRAMELFQHGKADALFSANYTKEREMYAYYPSVPLVESPWVIWTREGTISSLADLKGKRIGVVTGYSYTQEFWEFILVYCTVEEVYSDELNFRKLKIGRLDALVAELGNGLYIRQKVGAYNVLPNENVVIKSDGLYIMFNRTTVKKDFVDRFSEELARFRQSKQYRDMQDDYFHIAPAAKRQPK
- a CDS encoding sensor histidine kinase — translated: MSQQISPFRSSQELEATFALVQQRIATKLHDYKTYDFSTKQTCAFNVFFDLAQEFESLEDLLTLAVLIIHSMFRIHAEIYVLNDHSVLLRYGCSTGATCLIPLMDTEGLSLTDGPFWQEQRYCIPIRGKKVDRDLLPITPVGETLGLLVLHPEPGMTDKQKLFFEKFANRVGYQLHNRMLAFKHREHLEFIKNLVHDIGHNVIVPNMYFKLLFRQLDGKMKAMRHAISDLMETSISSPTVAQLDYIQHRMDEQYNEVFRHFQQTSLFLETLLRQSHFEKGRYVLHKTVVNLHKRILDPQLERFKSRFDEKDIKVVPYCEGSGSFDENILVTADVGLISQVLANLFSNAVKYTRPVPPELADKQGKPGEKLLCYGVALLPDHFGKGKSGARVNVITSGPYINEEDAPQLFKADFRGRDVGGEYGTGHGLFFAKEISRLHGGEAGYEAHPMGNCFYFTLPCEDSVTK
- a CDS encoding phosphoribosylaminoimidazolesuccinocarboxamide synthase; amino-acid sequence: MNVVTKTNITEYPLVSRGKVRDIYEIDKDTLLLVTTDRMSAFDVIMNEPIPYKGVVLNQITLFWMDMFKDILPNHLIASEVKDFPEPLHKYAADLEGRSVLVRKAKPLPIECIVRGHITGSGWKDYLKTGSVCGHALPAGLQESEKLGTPLFTPSTKAELGEHDENITVEQAIGMIGEELARKVEAVSIAIFSQGREFAESKGIIIADTKFEFGMLDGELILIDEVLTPDSSRFWPMAGYTPGKGQPSFDKQYLRDWLSAQPWDKTPPPPALPENVIAETKKKYEEAYSILTGKALPC
- a CDS encoding transporter substrate-binding domain-containing protein, producing MRIGKIIAMALAVTMMASTAFAGATYDKIMKDKKVRIGIMTDSIPGAFFNDKGEWTGFDYDISTELAKRMGVELERVKVNNKTRIAFIQQGRIDVSVANMTHTRERDKSIDFSITYFFDGQKVLAKKGTFASLADMKDKKIATMQGTTSEINLKNALKALGVANPDANIISFQKESECFQALEMGRVAGWTTDATILLGYAAKKPGSFELVGDFLSDEPYGMGMPQDDSALRDAVNAALQDMWRDGTYMNIYNKWYGPETPYAMPMTNQIELWP
- a CDS encoding tetratricopeptide repeat protein, which encodes MIPIVLGIYETRKADDVGTGTTRQTQELRISWFVAQVPGGEIACQPLNDANLPSGFVQTIDRDVFLSDYVLVPDKYDEHMRSVVNSLRDKVNGATAAKEVPSLSREESMLLRGLMGFLHSRPDVALSDTDLFSVRAMLDAMRQTGNVVLEYQRVLTGAAIDLRKQRMFDKAVSYYSKALEIDGYNDHIMFNLARVYFEMGQLDEARNQLFRALEINPELEMARRFLRYLDASGKG
- a CDS encoding amino acid ABC transporter ATP-binding protein, whose translation is MIRFEQVNKWYGSDHHVLKDINLEIAQGEVVVICGPSGSGKSTLIRCINRLEPIQKGRIIVDGMDLHDPRLNLTSLRAEIGFVFQQFNLYPHMTVLENITLAPTMVRNTPRAEAERLAMELLEKVNIPDKAKAYPSQLSGGQQQRVAIARGLAMKPKIMLFDEPTSALDPEMINEVLDVMKTLAREGMTMACVTHEMGFAREVADRVIFMDFGELIEENTPEEFFNNPKQDRTKDFLSKILSH
- a CDS encoding enoyl-ACP reductase FabI, whose protein sequence is MLLEGKRALIFGVANNKSIAYGIAKEFKAQGARLAFNYLGDALHKRVEPISEELGGDFIFQCDVTSDEEIAAGVEYVKKEWGGVDILVHSIGFANREDLQGRFIETSRDGFKLALDISAYSLTALAKAYEDLLTENASVLTLSYYGAEKVITNYNVMGVAKAALEASVRYLAVDLGAKGVRINGISAGPIKTLAASGISGFRSILNYIEEQAPLRRNVTIEDVGRSAVYLASDLSSGVTGEIHHVDSGYNVMGIGL
- a CDS encoding amino acid ABC transporter permease → MIRFWLEKVWVQNTVLFALAAIMTYYWGWVFDFGYTFEWSMLYTVNETYQVNLGIEILKGLWVTVKLTAISSIIGLGLGTVLGLSRLSDFKPLRYTATCVIEFFRNTPLLVVLFFFYFAFPRALPDAAREWIFSFQFEFLTAAVAVGMYTSAFMAEVIRAGLQSIPKGILEAAYSSGLTYVQVLRKIILPLAFREIIPPLGSEFLNNMKNTSLAMFVGVADMTWQAQQAEALTFKGFEATTAASVMYLAFSLIISFLLNGVNGKLRTVGNTNRSLPVLFVSAFSWPFSTLSRILFNPVGRFLRARRRQRAAATYVSARQAALRMAMRRFSQAAILAGKAAFLLLLGSCLYVTIKGLITFDWAAIAREFGNLIVWQFPHEEADPFLGMGGFTLSFIIAVVAIAASFAIGLLVGLGRCSNNRVFRIPSLLYIELIRGNPLIIVIYWVYFLIPVLFNTFFNTVWSASIALTLFTAAYLAEIVRGGIQNIPPGQVEAATASGLSYWQTMRKIILPQALKQMIPPIVGLFIAIFKDTSLVSILGVMELTSVAKAVDNRLMVASMEIWTTTALLYFIPCFLMSKYAASLERRLSPEKVNLKM